A single Bacteroidota bacterium DNA region contains:
- a CDS encoding ATP-binding protein, which produces MEIAIISGKGGTGKSIISAAFATLIENVVLADCDVDAANLYLIFNPVHEEEKIYIGGHKAVIDYDKCSMCGLCISYCRFEAITTVNNKITISETSCDGCFLCTRICPENAINMIQNDKSRMFSGSFRNGKMVYGRLAPGEENSGKLVNMVREKAKQVAKENGIKMIILDGPPGIGCPVISTITGVDKVVIVTEPSVSGLHDMKRTVEIVKKFNLNPWIIINKFNLNNEMSRQIENWCKKHKISVAGYLPFTSQIVNAMVQQMSIIEYNKNSEISKTLGTIYNTIIHE; this is translated from the coding sequence ATGGAAATAGCGATAATCAGCGGTAAAGGGGGTACCGGTAAATCAATCATCAGTGCTGCATTTGCTACATTAATCGAAAATGTAGTACTTGCAGACTGTGATGTGGACGCAGCCAATTTGTATCTTATTTTTAACCCTGTGCATGAGGAAGAAAAAATTTATATTGGAGGTCATAAAGCTGTTATTGATTATGATAAATGCTCCATGTGTGGGCTATGTATCAGTTATTGCCGTTTTGAAGCCATCACGACTGTGAATAATAAAATTACTATTTCCGAGACATCCTGCGATGGCTGTTTTTTATGTACCCGTATCTGTCCAGAAAATGCAATAAACATGATTCAAAATGATAAAAGCCGTATGTTTTCTGGGTCCTTTCGCAATGGAAAAATGGTTTATGGACGCCTTGCGCCAGGTGAAGAGAACTCCGGCAAGTTGGTCAATATGGTACGTGAAAAAGCGAAACAGGTAGCAAAAGAAAATGGGATAAAAATGATTATCCTCGATGGTCCGCCGGGTATTGGTTGTCCTGTTATTTCAACCATTACAGGAGTTGACAAAGTGGTAATTGTAACAGAGCCCTCCGTTTCTGGCCTCCATGATATGAAGCGTACAGTTGAAATAGTAAAAAAGTTTAATCTGAATCCATGGATAATCATCAATAAATTCAATCTGAATAATGAAATGAGCCGGCAGATTGAAAACTGGTGTAAGAAGCATAAAATTTCTGTTGCTGGCTATCTGCCTTTTACTTCACAAATTGTCAATGCCATGGTTCAGCAGATGAGTATTATCGAATACAACAAGAATTCAGAAATAAGCAAAACGCTTGGTACAATTTATAATACTATAATACATGAATAG